aggATTTATTGCTTTTAAGTCGACCCAGAGGAAAAGAAGGGACCAAGCATAGTTAACCTCCAAAGTCCACTTTGCTTTACTCATTTTAAGGATAGCACATGTGGTCACATGTACACGAGCAATTATTCTAGTTTAAAAATTTCCCAATCAGACGCGGTAATGAAGGAAATTGCGTGCCGCTAGTTGTTAAATGTTGGTTGGTTGATGCATCAAATGAGAAGCTTCCACTCCACACTCGTCTTTTGTCTGGTTTTGCAGATGAGTTCACGTGGAGTGAAGACAAGGTGCGGCGCCCCCTCCCCTCGATTCCTTTTGCCCCTGTCTGCCGACTGGATTGATTATGACCCAGACCCACCTCCTTCATGTAATTATGCAACTCCCAATTTATTTTTGCTAACTAGAGATTGCATCGCACATCTTGTTGACCTCGTCCTCAAAACAACCCCCCCGCGCTTCTTGTTAATTTGACTTAATCTTACTTAAGCCCCTAAGTTGACTTTGCTGTCTTAATGTTCCGTCTGCTCCGCACATCGtgactttttgttattttactaTGTTGAGGTGATATCATCATGATCACACACTGTGATTTTTTAGGTGTCCCTCTTATCTTTTTGCATTTCTGGACGTACAGGTAGATGCAGGTTTAGAAATGCGGAAGCGAGGGGAAAGCTGAGATTTATGTGCTTTTATATCGTAGGGAAGTAGCAGATGAATTTCCCAATTCCACTTTTTAATCTTTGAAGCAGTTAATCAAATTTCCATGCCATATCCATAATGATCTTTGCTTCCATCTCTCGCTCTACTTGGTCATTGTCACCGTCACAATCATTTACAAGTTCTGGACACCACAATGTGATGCTAATGGAGGTTCACCTATATACTTCGAAGAGCGAATGCTATCACCTACAAAACTGGTTGAAGCTTGTCTATAACGGGCCGATGGCCTCCAACAGAAGCACCAACACCATTTCTGGATCTCTTTTGATTCTTGAAGCTTTCTAGTGAAACGATCTGTGTCTTTCTGTTATCTCACTAAGTAAGAATAGATGGTTTTTAGGCATCAAAGATGGTTTTTGATATAGAAGTTGTAGGGATCTTGATAAGTGATACCAATGTGACCGAAAGACAGTTTTTAGGACTAAGAAAAACTAGTTAGAGATTCGTGTTTGGGGGGGCAAGTGCTAAGcaagattcaaatgatgcaGTTTTAATTTGCGAACACTAAACTTCTTTGGTGATGCGTGTAGTTAGTGTCCAAGTTTTCCTTTATTAGGCGCGCTTTCGATTGGTACTCGCGTTAGCTTTGAACTCTTTTCATCGTTGGTGTAATCATGCATGAAATGGAAGAAGTGCGAATTCTACTGATAGAGGGATGGATGAATTGGTAGCTACAATCTTGGACGTAAATTCACATAGGAACGTTTCATGAACAACTTAACTGATCAGACTAGTCAATCCGGCACACATGAATTCATCTAGATATAAGCAAAAGAAGAGCGAAAATCAAGGGAAATTGCCACGCAGCACCCTAATCATAGCCAGGTAACAACCGCGAGGCCTGGCATTAGTGCCCCGACGACCAGAGCCGAAGCTCAGCGCTGGAACGTGATCCTCAAACTCCTCCTCTTCCCATTTTCCCACTCTTGTAGGCAATGATAGTCTGGAAGTGGACGTCCCAGCACATCCACCCACGGCTGGAGAAGGCGGCACCGACCGACGACCataaggaggaggaagaggaggaggaggaggaggaggacgtggGCCATGGGGGAGACGATGACCTCAATTTGGGCAGGATGGAGGTAAGGAATTTCGTCTTACGTCGTAGCTTACTATTATTAGTAGCTTGGGCGGGGTTGCAGAAGTAAGAAGGCGGAGGCGTGAGCTGAGGCATAGCATGGTCGTGGAATTGGACTTTGGGAGTGCCAGGCTGCGATTCCCAGGTGAAGGGAATCGACACAGTTGTTCCTCCATGGCTGCAAAGTTGGTGGTCGTCGTCACCACCGTCGTGGTGGAGATCACTGGGATTGAGGTACCTGCTAAGGCtaatgctgctgctgctgctgagtCGCGGAGAAGAGAATGTTTTCTGCGTTTTCCGACTTAGATCGGACCTGCTTTTCATTATGTTGGCCTCCATCCTCGAAAGCGCCACAGCTTCCTCCTCAACTCTGTCAAAATGAACAACAAAGCGTCCCTCCCTACTCATGACGAGAAAACGTCCCTTCCTTTCTATACTACAAATATAGAGATAAGGGGGGGTCCGTCAACTGCTGATGATGTGGATTTAGAGTGGTTAAGCTTTCAGCTTATCAAAGGAAGGGGTCGGTCCCTTTTAATATTTGGCACGCTTTCGTATCTGCACTTGAAATCAAATTACCCAAGCCGGCAAGGGTACTTATCACTCCATATGTAACCCGCCTTTATCGAttcatctatatatatatgctcgTTTCCATTTTCATGCCGCTGAATCAATCATTGTCAAACCCATACTTCTTCTATTTCCTTCGTGATGTGGAGATAAATGCGGTTCTTATGCAATATCCAATGATATTTCTAATTGCCATCGCTCGAATCGGAAATGGGTCGTGTGACTAGAGAATTAACATTTCGATACGTCGCTTTCATTCATTCCATACTTGACTTACGGATGGATGTCAATAAACGAGTAAGGAATCTGGTGGGTTCACGACACGGTGGGCTAACAACTCTTCATTTACTGGTTATGCAGATCATTTATAGTTAGAAAAGAAATGCATGATTAGTGAATTGTCTCGGACGCTTTGCGCAATTCCTGGCTCGCCCTCCCGACTTTGAAGGAAGGGCGCAATTTATTAATGATAAGAGCGTGGGTGGCTAGAAGGCATGTGGATGCGACGCTCGACAATGCATCCATCGGTCCTTTTGGAACTCAATAGGAATTGTGGGCTTGGGCTTATATTATTTAAATCTATAGAGAAAACCGGGGGCCTTTCTTTCAGTGGATCTCATCGCACCAACTCACCCTTCTACCAAAACGAAACTGTTTTTCATTTGGGATGGTAAAACTCGGGGCCCATCAAGAGTTTCATTAACCTGATGGGCCATTCCAAGCAAGAACTAGATCAGCCTAAGCACGAGAATCCATGAAATTAATCAAGTCCAAGTAATTAATATGTGAAGTCTACAGTATTCTATTTTACGGCCTAAATTCTCCATTAAAAAGCGCCAATTTCCAGGCCAGGTCTCAATTGTAgtttcaccttttcttttttcatttcataaacaaaaacaccaactttaCGTTGGATCTCGATTCTTGCCCAAATCTTTATCACATAAGAAACGCATTAACTTTGGATCGGTATCCAAATTCAGTTTGTGTCAAGTCGGGAGAGAGCTATATGAGAAACGAAACGTCAAATCTTTACCGGGATCATTGAACAGAAACTTGATGGATGTCAAATTTGGGTACCGATTGAAATTATGACTCAAACTTTTTGTTaggccaaaaataataataataagtttcGAGTCATAATTGAGACATAATGTAGAGTTGGCGTTCTTTTTACAATATAAAATAAAGGTCGGGCTCACAATGATAAGTTGGGTGGGTTTTATGAGATAAGAACAAAGTACAGATCGATATTTGGACCCTGACCCTCCTCTGAAAGTAGTGTTGTTTAAGGTTGGTCCACCAAATCACTGTCAAAGAGAAAAAGGACGTTGTGGACCACTCAGGCACTCatagttgaaaaagaaaaaagatacaCGCCAATTGGATGAATCAAAACTGCGGTATGAGCCTTTAAGGCATGCCAATACCACCAGTGGAATTCGTCGTATCTACGATGCAAATTCGATGTGAGAGTACATTTGTACATATGCATATAAATTGCCTCTTATCTTATCGAGTTAATATGTTAATGTAAGTGATATTTACTTTTTGAGGAAGACGGAAGCGATGGAGGAGAAACGGTCAACCTAACCTTTAACCACTCTCGTCTTTCTTAGAGGGGAAAAAACAGAGGGGGCGGGGTAGTTGGGCTGTCTCAACATCTTTGATAATTCCAACCTTGTTTACTATTTCAATGTTCAACCAAAATATGATTCAATTCAAGTAGTACAAGTCTTTGGGCGTTGGGGCTGCTGCATGTGCGCCGTCAGATCTGATGTTGGATCGTGGACTCCCATCCAGATCATCAACAACGAGAAGAGAACTGGTCTGGTCCGAATGATTCCTACTGGATCTTCCTTTGCAGTTTACAACGCCTCTGTCCTCCCTTCCTTCCTGCCTTCTTCACACGGACTCGGTTCGGAAGCAGGCAACGCGACTTGCAACAATCCCTCATCAACTCATTCATTCATGGAGCAGAACACATTAACAACAAGTTGGCTTGGCTGGAACATTTCTTGCGACCTTATTTGGCCAAGCCCCCCTAAAATTGCTTCTCACAACAATGCGAGCGAAAACATGGCTGGCTACTATGTTAGAAAATCTGTGTACCACACCAATTACCAACTCTCATGGAAACTCGGGAACATATGGCATTCGTCACACGTACATGCAACGGGaagctttttattttcattaacaACGTGCATGCGCATGCCCCCAAGAAATTTGACAATGGGATGGCTAACTCGAGAGTCGAGACATTAATTTCCCCGACCCCGGGAAATCTGAGTCTTATGTCGACCGAATGCTGCGGTTCACATGGATTTCAGTTACGAAGGAGGCGAGGCCTGAGCTTGGTCTTCCACGTGCTCCTGTAAACCCCAGCATCTCCCCCTCCTCGTCTCACCTCCATCACCACCAGCTTCTCCGTCAGCCTGTTCACCTCCACCTCCATCACCAGATTCCCCTCTCTCCCTTCCGCTTCCAACCcccattccttcttcctcctcactcTCAGCTTCTCTTCCTTTGCGAATCCCTCCACCCTCTCCATTAGCTCCTCCGGCGTCTCTTCCGACACGAACCTCTCCCCGTCCTCCGCCGCGTCGTACTTGTCGTCGAACAATCCCGACAAGTTCAACCCGGGCGAGAAGGATATTATGTCGAACGCGTTCAGCTCGCTCTTGCTATCCCCTTCCCCTACcatctccggtttgctcccgcTGGCCTCCGCGAACAGGTCCACCTCCTTGTAGCCTTTCCTGAACCAGGGGTCCTTGAGGATCTCGTGGATGGTGATCCTGGTGTCCGGGTTGGTGTTCAGGAGGCGGCGGAGGAAGCGCTTCAGGTCGGCCGACATCCACTTGGGGCATCGGAACTCGCCCCTGTAGATCTTCTTGTACATGGCCATCAGGTTCGGGTCGTTAAACGGCAGGTACCCGGCGGTCATCACGAACAGGATGACCCCGCACGACCACACGTCCACCTTGGCTCCGTCGTAGCCCTTCTTGGCCAGGATCTCCGGGGCCACGTAGGCAGGGGTGCCGCAGAGCGTGTGGAGGAGGCCGTCGGACCGGATCTGGTCGGTGACGGCGCTGAGGCCGAAGTCGGTGACCTTGAGGCCGCCGTTGTCGTCGAGGAGGAGGTTCTCGGGCTTGAGGTCGCGGTGGAAGACGCCGCGGGCGTGGCAGTAGCCGAGGGCGGAGATGAGCTGCTGGAAGTAGCGGCGGGCGAGGTCCTCGGAGAGGCGGGCCTTGGAGACCATGGAGAAGAGCTCGCCGCCCTTGGCGAACTCCATGACGACGTAGATCTTGGAACGGGTGGCGAGGACCTCGAAGAGGGAGACGATGTAGGGGtggcggaggcggcggaggaTGGAGATCTCGCGCTTGATGTTGGACATTAGGGTGGCGGAGTTGGAGGAGGAGAGCTTCTTCTTGTGGATGACCTTGAGCGCCACGCTCTGGCCGGTGACGAGGTTGCGGGCGTGGTAGACCTTGGCGAAGGCGCCGCAACCCAGGAGCCTGCCGACCTCGTACTTGCCAAAGAGGGCGTCGTCATGgtggcgatgatgatgatgatgttcgATCTCTGGCATTAGATGGTTCTGCCAGAGATCGAACCGAATGGAATTCACACAAAGGGAAGGGCTGGgttctttgaagaagaagaattagtaGATGCGATTATACtaacaacaaaacaaaacgaCACGGCACGACAGAGGCGGTATTGCGAAATTGGGcgtgcttctgcttctgcttctgatgatgagacagacagacagacagagagaaaTTGGAAatggaagggaagggaagggaagttCTTGAGGAGGACGCCGgtattctcttctcttctcgtCTCTCGTAGAATAGAATAGAATGGAAATGGTATATGCTCTCTGAATCACAATCACCCACGTGAAAATTCAACAGCAGCCGTCCACCTGTTCTTCCTTGAGTGGCAGGAGCAGCCGTAGCAACAATATCATTTGTCCGACGGCACCAAATTAGTATTTTTAATAATGTAAACGCTCCTCCTCCCGCGGGGCCAaatcattaacaaaaaaacGCAACTATGTCCATGTCCATGTCCACCACACCACACGCAAACAACGCGAAATTCAAAGCTGACGGACCAGATTAAGGAAAACCCCGTAAAGTTTTTATGAggggggtcaaaatgtaaatttagaGTCAAAACTTTTTGAGTTAATATTAGGTAGAACGAAGTAAGTTTCACGTTACCTGTATGAAGCTCGGGTCGGGTGACATATTGGACTTTGACTAATAGGTTTGACACAGATGGCTCACCAAACACTAGCAATCGATCGATCTGGACCGCTTGCTTCGGCATGTGATGTTTTCCGTCCGGTTGAATTTTAGTTGTTTAGATGGATGGTGTCCATTTTTCTTGGAATTCCAAGGGAAGTGAGAGAGGTGAGAGGGAAAAGGACAGGACTCCACAAAAGCAAAAAGTCAGGAGGAATCAACGGAGCGGAGGTGATACGTACGATCTCCGATCTTGGCTCCAAAATTCCACGTATGCCATGGACATTGCGCTCCCGAAACTGATTTTCCTCCAATTCGACCCCCCCTCCAAGTCTTTTTCGGCTCTTTAAATCCCAcctgattttccttttttaacttATTATAGCGCGTTCGTTACTACATTTCGCCTATATTAAAAACATCTTACATTCCTTTTAAGTATCATGTAGTTTTCCTTCATTGAGTCGGATTTCTAATATGACAGCATAgcaatatttttaatttgaccgatGTGTCCATCCAATTCATTTTGGATTAGACATTCTAACAATTTAATgtattatttattcttttcatttggttagtcctctatagaatttttcatttcgaCAGAGGTCGCATCTACCTAATAGAGAACGGCGGCCGTGGGCAAGATTATTGAGGAGTAGTTGGAAGGTTCGAAACTGaatgggtgggtgggtgggtgggtgttTAAATGGATTAATCGCTGTAAAGCTAGCTGCTCTTCAATAGAGAAAAATTAAGATgatgatgctgatgatgatTGACTGATAAATCATAATCTGACTGAGAAAATGGATCTGGCACTGCGAGTAGACTTCTTTATGGTTGGGTTGATCCAACTACGAGGAGTTGATGGAATGGGACGGGCCCGTGGAGTCCGAAGGGGGTTAAGGAGAAACCAAGAGTGGCCCATTTCCAGAGCCCACGGTCCATCATCCATCACAGGACGGTCCACCTCCTCAGGCTTTTAGTCCTCCTCGTCCTCGTGCTCCCTAGATGTTGATATGTTAGTCTACATTATCTCTGCTCCATGCAATTAACTTCTCGCAAGTTTTTATATATCAACAGATCGTGTGAGCCTCATGTGAAGAAGCTTACCTACATTTGCATAATCTGTATGGGACAAGAACAGAGAGAGGATAAAGTTTGTCAACAAATGACTTTATGCGTGCTTACTATAATGACTTTGCCAAAGAGTGCATAGTTACAAGCGCTAATTCACGGCGTAAGCGGTTGCTTCCTGAATGAAGCGATTTGCCATATCAGATACGCTTAGAATGCTCTatcaaattagtaaataaaatgtCATTCCCTGGACTTATAACTGTACAACTAAACAAATGGGTAATACTTAACACCAGTAGCATTTTGCTCCCTTATTTAGTATAGCTTCTTTCCTTAACAAAGCgcacaaagggaaaaagatagTTGTAAGCTCTAAGTAGACGTTGAGTTGCTAAGCACACATATGCCCGCACCGCCGTAATGGTCATGCGACTTATACGAAACGCAGCTGCAGTATTGAACTTATGGACCTGACCTCGAATTGCAAAGATGATGTTCCAGCTTGTTCACGTGAGAGAAAACCATTTGAAAGACGTCTGCACATTGTTCTGAAATCTAAAAACTTATATTCATCAACGACTCCGCCTAACTATATCTACTGATGATTTATGCTTCACAATACGCATCTGAAGCACTTCGACCCATATATACAcgcacgcacacacacacatatacatcTGAAGCACGGCAATACATACGACCGAATCTGAGGGTAGCAGGCATAAATAACTccggccaaaagaaaatgggGGAGATGGAAAATGCAATGTGATCAAGGCATGAACAACTTGTTGCCGCATTTACACCTCCAAGCTTCAGGGTAGTACTCAGTCAGGACCGGCCTCCCTGGTTGCACTGGCACGTGAACAGGTTTGCAAGGCGTGCATTTGCCGCATTTTGAGTTGCATCGTGGTGGTGAAGATCCGGGACCGCTTGTCCTCAATTCCCTTCTTCCTCCCACCACCATGATCTCAGACACCTGTTCCTGcaaatttatgcaaaaaaaaaatgttcatttgcCCGTCAAGGGTTTTTACCAGAAGACGGTGAGATATAGCTAGCGAAGATGAATGTGAATAAAGTAGGTACCTGAAGATAATTAGGATGAGGTGTACCAGGCAGTGGAGGACTGAGAATACCTGCAAGGCAGGAATATACACAAGAGTTGATGTCGGACCTAGCTGAACGAACAATGCTCACTGTTCATAACCCtcgaggaacaagaagaaccaCTTACCATGCAACCCAACGcatggtggaggaggaggaggagtaggaGTGGGATGAGACAGAGAGAGTGTCCAAATCGAGAGGAGGGAGATGGAGCATATGAACCAGGCACCAGCACACCTGGTGACTCGCTTCAACCCCAACTCCATCTCCAACTCCATCTTTATTACAACCCCGAGCACGAAAATTGAAGGAGCTTAATAAGTCGGATACATACTAGTAACACTGGTTTCAGATGTTTGTCTCTTGGCAGCACTTGATTGAGGGTTGAAGAATCTCCCACAGTTGAGTAAAATCCACAAGACCCACATCCGTGCAACCCCTAAATTAATGCAGCGGGGGCAGTTGGTGGTGGGTGGAAtcaaaattgggaaaaaggTGACCCAATCCCAAAATGGGGCCTTCCTAATCTGATGCACTTATATACACATTTCCCCTCCTCCACCTCCATGCATGTCTTTCGGTTTAGCACGTATAGTATCGTAGACTAGGGTTTAAACAATTTCTCCTATTGGCAAGACAATAATGTTGAAGCTGTTTATGCAATGTTAAAAGCATTATATGGGGGTGAAGCAAAGAACAAGTAAACCTCCGAGAGCACACCAATC
The genomic region above belongs to Rhodamnia argentea isolate NSW1041297 chromosome 6, ASM2092103v1, whole genome shotgun sequence and contains:
- the LOC115745970 gene encoding polygalacturonase-like, producing the protein MELEMELGLKRVTRCAGAWFICSISLLSIWTLSLSHPTPTPPPPPPCVGLHGILSPPLPGTPHPNYLQEQVSEIMVVGGRRELRTSGPGSSPPRCNSKCGKCTPCKPVHVPVQPGRPVLTEYYPEAWRCKCGNKLFMP
- the LOC115745959 gene encoding CBL-interacting serine/threonine-protein kinase 11 encodes the protein MPEIEHHHHHRHHDDALFGKYEVGRLLGCGAFAKVYHARNLVTGQSVALKVIHKKKLSSSNSATLMSNIKREISILRRLRHPYIVSLFEVLATRSKIYVVMEFAKGGELFSMVSKARLSEDLARRYFQQLISALGYCHARGVFHRDLKPENLLLDDNGGLKVTDFGLSAVTDQIRSDGLLHTLCGTPAYVAPEILAKKGYDGAKVDVWSCGVILFVMTAGYLPFNDPNLMAMYKKIYRGEFRCPKWMSADLKRFLRRLLNTNPDTRITIHEILKDPWFRKGYKEVDLFAEASGSKPEMVGEGDSKSELNAFDIISFSPGLNLSGLFDDKYDAAEDGERFVSEETPEELMERVEGFAKEEKLRVRRKKEWGLEAEGREGNLVMEVEVNRLTEKLVVMEVRRGGGDAGVYRSTWKTKLRPRLLRN